The Brassica oleracea var. oleracea cultivar TO1000 chromosome C6, BOL, whole genome shotgun sequence genome includes a region encoding these proteins:
- the LOC106297212 gene encoding early nodulin-like protein 1 translates to MATTTRMFCFVLVMVLMGCCCSAKIYKMGDSKGWTAKHGTYYDWAKRNEFQVGDSLMFQYDGNVNDVTQVSSRLEYQFCNSLSPKAVYNTGHDVGTLREPGYHFFITSNHSQCVAGQKLLVLVVHDHPIPPPPPPRKILPFGKDYKVGVSNEWSTEESDFYSKWSEEKQFLVGDNLLFYYNDQVDDVLEINSDIEFKSYDTTSPVDVHNAGQDLIRLTKPGVRYFITSKTGHCEAGLKLRVVVRPLSKSVPKKMQLSPFDRFINWLHESFRPHPHH, encoded by the exons ATGGCGACAACAACAAGAATGTTCTGCTTCGTGCTCGTGATGGTTCTAATGGGATGTTGTTGCTCGGCAAAAATCTACAAAATGGGAGACTCGAAGGGATGGACAGCGAAGCACGGTACCTATTATGATTGGGCTAAGCGTAACGAATTCCAAGTGGGGGATTCTCTGATGTTCCAATACGATGGCAACGTCAACGACGTCACTCAAGTTTCCAGTCGTTTGGAATACCAATTCTGCAACTCCCTTTCTCCTAAAGCTGTCTACAACACAGGGCACGATGTCGGGACTCTCAGGGAACCAGGTTATCACTTCTTCATCACCTCAAATCATTCTCAATGCGTAGCTGGACAGAAACTCCTCGTTTTGGTCGTCCATGACCATCCGATTCCTCCTCCACCACCACCGAGAAAGATCCTTCCTTTCGGGAAAGATTACAAGGTCGGTGTCTCCAACGAATGGAGCA CTGAAGAGAGTGACTTCTATTCCAAGTGGAGTGAGGAGAAACAGTTTCTCGTGGGAGACAATCTACTTTTCTACTACAACGACCAGGTCGATGACGTCCTTGAAATCAACAGTGATATTGAGTTCAAATCTTACGACACTACTTCTCCTGTTGATGTGCACAATGCGGGACAAGATCTCATAAGGCTAACGAAACCAGGAGTCCGCTATTTTATTACCTCAAAGACTGGTCATTGTGAGGCTGGGCTTAAGCTTCGAGTTGTAGTGCGACCACTATCCAAAAGTGTTCCGAAGAAGATGCAGTTGTCACCTTTCGACCGCTTCATCAACTGGCTACATGAGTCCTTCAGACCCCACCCCCATCACTAA
- the LOC106297211 gene encoding uncharacterized protein LOC106297211: MNTYSVQLAYLLPEAMMQRMAPDTPPIHVTSDRQVRNLLEIAKMHEVRLCVSSLSKMIAVSEEAEEDDEWDEADEGNKADEVDEDDDDMAEDENHDGDEDVDIPVVAEAVDDAEDYNFKGTGSEGGRSYGSKIYVNQSFASKDALVSELRLTAVRRKFFFRIYKSTKTLLVATCRVNGCGWEIRASVKHGTNTFWVTKYVETHTCYVGDRIAQRKHCTPKYIGRLFIDRVGIIDGLNPQHIKDVMKNVFGMTLDYTTSYRALLYAQELVRGSAADGYERLPSYLEQISLANLGSITGLELDSLNRFKYLFLSFGYSIRGFQYQRRVIVVDGTHLSGKYEGVMFVAAAQDGNFQIFSDRKSQWKYLKITIGFCDL; the protein is encoded by the exons ATGAACACATATTCTGTGCAGTTAGCCTACTTATTACCAGAGGCAATGATGCAACGGATGGCTCCAGACACCCCTCCTATTCATGTTACAAGTGATAGACAAGTTCGGAACTTGCTCGAGATAGCTAAAATGCATGAAGTACGTCTTTGTGTATCAAGCCTTAGCAAGATGATAGCTGTTTCAGAGGAAGCGGAAGAGGATGATGAATGGGATGAAGCTGATGAAGGGAATAAAGCTGATGAAGTGGACGAAGATGATGATGATATGGCTGAAGATGAAAATCATGATGGGGACGAGGATGTTGATATCCCTGTTGTTGCTGAAGCGGTTGATGATGCTGAGGATTACA ATTTCAAAGGGACTGGTAGTGAAGGAGGAAGATCGTATGGTAGCAAGATCTATGTCAACCAGAGTTTTGCTAGTAAGGATGCATTGGTTTCAGAGTTACGGTTGACAGCGGTGAGGCGTAAGTTCTTCTTCAGAATATACAAGTCAACGAAAACTCTCCTTGTGGCAACATGTCGGGTTAATGGTTGTGGATGGGAGATCAGAGCGAGTGTGAAACATGGGACAAACACTTTTTGGGTAACCAAGTATGTGGAAACTCATACATGTTATGTGGGAGACAGAATCGCCCAGCGGAAACACTGTACTCCGAAGTATATTGGTAGGCTTTTCATAGATCGTGTTGGAATCATTGATGGGTTGAATCCGCAACATATCAAAGATGTCATGAAGAACGTGTTTGGCATGACACTTGATTACACCACTTCATACAGAGCATTGTTATATGCGCAAGAATTGGTGAGAGGATCAGCGGCAGATGGGTATGAGCGTCTGCCTTCATATTTGGAGCAAATCTCCTTAGCAAATCTGGGTTCTATCACTGGTCTGGAACTTGATTCTCTAAATAGATTTAAGTATCTATTTCTCTCCTTTGGCTATTCTATCCGAGGTTTTCAGTATCAGAGAAGGGTCATTGTGGTGGATGGGACTCACCTAAGTGGGAAGTATGAAGGTGTTATGTTTGTTGCAGCCGCACAAGATGGTAATTTTCAGATATTTTCAGATCGCAAAAGCCAATGGAAATATCTGAAAATTACCATTGGCTTTTGCGATCTTTGA
- the LOC106297210 gene encoding uncharacterized mitochondrial protein AtMg00810-like: MDVNNAFLHGDLEEEVYMKLLHGFRHSHPNKVCRLRKSLYGIKQAPRCWFKKLSDALLNFGFIQSYDDYSLFCYSRKGIQLCVLIYVDDLLISGNDSRMVQKFKEYLSKCFSMKDLGKLKYFLGIEVSRGLEGIFLSQRKYTLDIIADTGNLGCKPAATPLEQNHQLGKVESPVLADPRKYRRLVGRLLYLLHTRPELSYSVHVLSQYMQTPKEAHWEAAQRVVCFLKNSHGQGIMLSSSQDMSLTIYCDSDWSSCCKTRLSLSAFVVLLGDSPICWKTKKQDTVSHSSAEAEYRAMSDALKEVNFLRKLLHGFDVKQVPTRFFCDSKAAIYIATNPVFHERTKHIDNDCHAVRDAIKAGLINLRHIRTKE, from the coding sequence ATGGATGTCAACAACGCTTTCCTTCATGGCGATCTCGAAGAAGAAGTATACATGAAACTACTGCATGGATTTCGTCATTCTCATCCCAATAAGGTTTGTCGTCTTCGCAAGTCATTATATGGTATCAAGCAAGCTCCCCGTTGCTGGTTTAAAAAGCTCTCTGATGCGCTGCTTAATTTTGGTTTTATCCAGTCCTATGATGACTACTCATTGTTCTGCTACAGTCGCAAAGGAATACAGCTGTGTGTGTTGATATATGTTGACGATTTGCTTATCAGTGGTAACGATAGTCGTATGGTACAAAAGTTCAAAGAATATTTGAGTAAGTGTTTCTCTATGAAAGATCTGGGAAAACTCAAATACTTCCTTGGTATCGAAGTAAGTCGTGGTCTAGAAGGTATATTTCTCTCTCAGCGTAAGTACACTTTGGACATTATTGCCGACACAGGAAACCTTGGCTGCAAGCCGGCGGCTACTCCTCTCGAACAGAATCATCAACTCGGCAAGGTTGAGAGTCCCGTCTTGGCTGATCCGCGCAAGTATAGGAGGCTTGTCGGCAGGTTATTGTATCTTCTCCATACCAGACCCGAGTTGAGTTATTCGGTTCATGTTCTCTCTCAGTATATGCAGACGCCCAAAGAAGCTCATTGGGAAGCTGCGCAACGAGTAGTGTGTTTTTTAAAGAATTCTCATGGCCAAGGAATCATGTTAAGCTCGTCTCAAGATATGTCCCTCACCATTTACTGTGACTCCGATTGGTCTTCTTGTTGCAAAACCCGTCTTTCTCTCAGTGCCTTTGTTGTTTTACTTGGTGATTCTCCGATATGTTGGAAGACGAAGAAGCAAGATACAGTATCCCATTCTTCCGCAGAAGCTGAATATCGAGCTATGTCTGATGCTCTCAAAGAAGTTAACTTTTTACGTAAACTGTTGCATGGATTCGATGTCAAACAGGTTCCTACTCGCTTCTTCTGTGATAGTAAAGCAGCTATCTACATTGCTACAAATCCAGTCTTCCATGAACGTACCAAGCACATTGATAATGATTGTCATGCGGTTCGAGACGCTATAAAAGCTGGTCTTATTAATCTCCGTCACATACGTACCAAGGAGTAG
- the LOC106298490 gene encoding putative peroxisomal acyl-coenzyme A oxidase 1.2 — MEGGDHLAHERNKAEFDVNEMKIVWAGSRHAFVVSNRMSRLVASDPVFDKSNRAVMTRKELFKNTLRKSAHAWKLINELSLSDEESVIFKYFMDQPGFFDLHWRMFVPAIKGQGTEEQKQKWLPLANKMQKIGCYAQTELGHGSNVQGLETTATFDPQTDQFILHSPTQTSSKWWPGGLEKFLLMLWFMLVL; from the exons ATGGAGGGAGGTGATCACCTTGCCCATGAAAGAAACAAAGCAGAGTTCGATGTCAACGAGATGAAGATCGTCTGGGCCGGTTCTCGCCACGCTTTTGTGGTTTCAAACCGGATGTCCCGCCTTGTCGCCAGTGATCCG GTCTTTGACAAAAGCAATAGAGCTGTAATGACGAGGAAAGAGTTGTTCAAGAACACGTTGAGGAAAAGCGCTCATGCTTGGAAGTTGATCAACGAGCTTAGTCTCTCTGATGAGGAGTCAGTCATATTTAAATATTTCATGGATCAACCTGGCTTCTTCGATCTTCATTGG AGAATGTTTGTGCCTGCAATCAAAGGACAAGGGACAGAGGAACAGAAACAAAAGTGGTTGCCTCTTGCCAACAAGATGCAGAAAATTGGATGTTACGCTCAAACTGAGCTTGGTCATGGCTCTAACGTCCAAGGCCTTGAGACAACCGCTACTTTTGATCCTCAGACAGATCAGTTTATCCTTCACAGTCCAACTCAGACATCATCCAAA TGGTGGCCTGGTGGTTTGGAAAAGTTTTTACTCATGCTGTGGTTTATGCTCGTCTTATAA